A single window of Vibrio gazogenes DNA harbors:
- a CDS encoding rod shape-determining protein — MFKKLRGMFSNDLSIDLGTANTLIYVKGQGIVLDEPSVVAIRQDKGRGGRSVAAVGHAAKQMLGRTPGNISAIRPMKDGVIADFYVTEKMLQTFIKQVHDNSFLKPSPRVLICVPCGSTQVERRAIKESAEGAGAREVYLIDEPMAAAIGAGLRVSEPTGSMVVDIGGGTTEVAVISLNGVVYSSSVRIGGDRFDEAIINYVRRNYGSLIGEATAEKIKHEIGTAYPGDDVREIEVRGRNLAEGVPRSFTLNSNEILEALQEPLTGIVSAVMIALEQCPPELASDISENGMVLTGGGALLKDIDRLLTEETGIPVVVADDPLTCVARGGGKALEMIDMHGGDLFSEE; from the coding sequence ATGTTTAAGAAACTTCGTGGCATGTTTTCAAACGACTTATCGATTGATTTAGGGACTGCCAACACGCTTATATACGTTAAAGGACAAGGTATTGTTCTTGATGAGCCTTCCGTTGTCGCAATTCGCCAAGATAAAGGGCGTGGTGGTCGTAGTGTCGCTGCCGTCGGACATGCGGCGAAACAAATGCTGGGACGAACTCCGGGAAATATTTCAGCGATCCGCCCCATGAAAGATGGTGTAATCGCTGATTTTTACGTCACTGAGAAAATGTTGCAAACTTTTATCAAACAAGTCCATGACAATAGTTTTCTTAAACCGAGTCCTCGGGTGTTGATCTGTGTTCCTTGTGGTTCAACTCAGGTTGAACGGCGTGCGATCAAAGAGTCGGCAGAAGGCGCCGGTGCCCGGGAAGTCTATTTGATTGATGAACCTATGGCTGCGGCCATCGGTGCAGGACTTCGAGTGTCAGAACCGACCGGTTCAATGGTTGTTGATATCGGTGGTGGTACGACCGAAGTTGCGGTTATCTCTCTGAATGGTGTCGTGTATTCATCTTCAGTACGGATTGGCGGTGACCGATTTGATGAAGCCATTATCAATTATGTACGCCGGAACTACGGCAGTTTGATTGGTGAAGCGACGGCTGAAAAAATTAAACATGAAATCGGGACCGCTTATCCGGGTGATGATGTCCGGGAAATCGAAGTTCGTGGTCGTAACTTAGCCGAAGGTGTACCGCGTAGTTTTACGCTGAACTCGAATGAGATTCTGGAAGCCCTTCAGGAGCCGCTCACGGGGATTGTCTCCGCCGTGATGATTGCATTAGAGCAATGTCCACCGGAACTAGCATCCGATATTTCTGAAAACGGAATGGTGCTGACAGGTGGTGGTGCACTGCTGAAAGATATTGATCGTCTGCTGACGGAAGAAACGGGAATCCCTGTTGTCGTCGCCGATGATCCACTGACATGTGTCGCCCGAGGTGGTGGTAAAGCACTAGAAATGATCGACATGCATGGCGGTGATTTATTTAGTGAAGAGTAG